Proteins co-encoded in one Leptodactylus fuscus isolate aLepFus1 chromosome 4, aLepFus1.hap2, whole genome shotgun sequence genomic window:
- the LOC142199944 gene encoding sterile alpha motif domain-containing protein 9-like, giving the protein MADLPNLPTSVDEWTKDDVKLWVTGKLKLDPAVSDILYNEDVDGNVLKTLTKKDFIDMEIKKGPAAALFNKMKELISGKEKACTNKVRGQQTEQNKCATPLDKTKTNPAKAGDSHDKKLGNPEAAGSDKGQSCVRVTPYPFDTIHESKSYTKYHLLPSESGTSNYIDPIHEYKEFTNTSNATEEDKKMKFCNEVFKFATACMNARTNGTIHFGVRDKPHGQIIGVAIDNSETYVNYIDEMMGSYFENEQLSLAQKCIRPPRFVSVLHEEKISSDLVVIEVDVVPEHAYCKSQVFSTFQYAYKNKKWRKSEDHCYFLRDGGSSKKSKVAALHSDMKARDKGRKRAEDKRKEKPKCNQVDGSKLISLLTGNRGSLDNSYYKWYILVANKCPESHTEHLGFIQEIDWFSILDFDPESVTNGLCKVYKEKRNPNLHFPHQYQKLENVTQENIEELKLYQQPSWVFCNGRLDLQSEDYKPLKNMEWWEKKAADVRKLVSFLSRKDIMEPGKFLVVFLLLSTVEDPAEPISEVFSTFVQELNGMNDILCICGSEETFKRWKDLQARIRSEEEMEKRCIYNLGIENLNGTILRLKSTTRSVSRFLPSHGCSMTILHRKDEDLMTSLDILCANQCQDTEIENNTSRFHEFLKDHEEHFYRGGKATWWNFYFSSRHYTGPFIKRDIQTELKEKIESWSKYEKQRSVKIITLFHHPGCGGTTTAMHVLWELREKFRCATLNRKTDSFLDIAKDVVSLAVHGSRNNDFYPVILLADDYEDEDSVSVLQNNIQSTIAERFIRYETPVVIILNCVRSQKPVQSAKSNPDSVAITDKLSTQEQRAFETKLKEIEEQHGNPDNFYSFMIMKSNFDKSYIENTVRNILKGLKTASKTTRLISFLALLNKYVKDSTISVSMCEEFLGIAAIKSSWLPESIEDTVGSYSTIFIRTEVEEYGRYEGLRIIHPLIARQCIEELQSTYKIQQSSIMLDFLQTNVFHDTGIGRDILMQNMQSMLLTRHRKEHGDETDTLFSPLIEEIQKEEGSSTVEKVLKEGAERFNQNPFIVQALARHFYIREKNFSDALDWANKAVCIAPTNSFILDTLGQIYKSKLKSMMEAINKDNPISPEEFDDLLKTAYTASKAFEECQEQTEKTETERSQYESSKSRHYSVYNTAGYLGQIEVCLCTVEILLNLPWFKSNDSLSRKHLTQYLSGRWDISVDNVSKGYEGFINILSDHRPFLMKLKDCLKKTFDFFQDYFVYMKHKTVNKESSEFKIRDKVSEHRKTYNKHFCDYDITQMTNEENQGKKSVPLRIEQYRACLEKCNADRFSGILEYLTDHGKDAGKMENIVKAYTYILENQTQDSKMLLRNSQNFILANIVLHCISPKSPEIKPVETLEKHLQEIMNNIGLYHKYPEPYFLASLLFWPKNLHQLDSNSELIEKYVISMKQAFSGNYRHMLRAKQPLAQFYLGKQAGLKRLIHKGKIDRYFSGLPISDLNSLWLNGDIWKEKVIKDLLLLVHGRAEDDVIYVECGSTVSIPVRPVYLGQLRSGRSIERVTFYLGFSIKGPIAYNIERV; this is encoded by the coding sequence ATGGCTGATTTACCGAACCTGCCTACCAGTGTAGATGAATGGACAAAAGATGATGTTAAGTTGTGGGTTACTGGAAAACTAAAACTTGACCCTGCAGTTTCAGACATTCTATACAATGAAGATGTGGATGGAAACGTCCTAAAGACATTAACTAAAAAAGACTTCATTGATATGGAAATTAAAAAAGGACCTGCCGCTGCATTATTCAATAAGATGAAAGAACTTATTTCAGGAAAAGAAAAAGCCTGCACAAACAAAGTAAGGGGGCAACAAACAGAGCAAAATAAGTGTGCTACACCCTTAGATAAAACAAAGACAAATCCAGCCAAAGCAGGAGACTCTCACGACAAAAAGCTGGGGAATCCTGAAGCAGCCGGATCTGATAAGGGTCAGAGTTGTGTAAGAGTGACGCCATACCCTTTTGATACAATCCATGAAAGCAAATCCTATACCAAATATCATCTTCTTCCATCTGAGTCTGGCACATCTAATTATATTGACCCAATTCACGAATACAAGGAATTTACCAACACATCAAATGCCACAGAAGAGGATAAAAAGATGAAATTCTGCAATGAAGTCTTTAAGTTTGCAACTGCATGCATGAATGCACGGACCAATGGCACCATCCATTTTGGAGTGCGGGACAAGCCACATGGGCAAATTATTGGTGTTGCTATAGATAACAGTGAGACTTATGTCAACTACATTGATGAAATGATGGGGAGTTACTTTGAAAACGAGCAACTAAGTTTGGCACAAAAATGCATTCGTCCTCCACGTTTTGTTAGTGTGCTGCATGAAGAGAAGATTAGTTCTGATTTAGTTGTTATAGAAGTAGATGTGGTTCCTGAGCATGCTTACTGTAAGTCCCAGGTATTTAGCACATTCCAGTATGCTTACAAAAACAAAAAGTGGAGAAAGAGTGAAGATCATTGTTATTTTCTTCGAGATGGAGGAAGTTCCAAAAAGTCCAAAGTGGCAGCCCTTCACTCTGACATGAAAGCTAGGGATAAAGGTAGAAAAAGAGCAGAAGACAAGAGAAAAGAGAAGCCAAAGTGTAACCAAGTAGATGGTTCTAAGCTCATTAGTTTACTAACAGGAAACCGAGGCTCATTGGATAATTCTTACTATAAATGGTACATTTTAGTTGCTAATAAATGCCCTGAATCCCATACGGAGCATTTAGGCTTCATTCAGGAAATAGACTGGTTTTCTATTCTTGATTTTGATCCAGAGTCAGTCACAAATGGTTTATGTAAAGTCTACAAAGAAAAGAGGAATCCAAATTTACATTTTCCTCATCAGTACCAAAAACTGGAAAATGTCACACAGGAAAATATTGAAGAACTTAAACTATATCAACAGCCCAGCTGGGTTTTCTGTAATGGTCGACTTGATCTTCAAAGTGAGGACTACAAACCACTAAAAAATATGGAGTGGTGGGAAAAGAAGGCAGCTGATGTCAGAAAACTGGTTTCTTTTTTATCCAGAAAAGACATAATGGAACCAGGAAAATTTCTTGTTGTGTTTTTATTACTTTCTACTGTTGAGGATCCTGCAGAGCCTATAAGTGAAGTGTTTTCTACCTTTGTACAAGAGCTTAATGGCATGAATGACATCTTATGTATTTGTGGAAGTGAAGAAACGTTTAAGAGATGGAAAGATTTGCAAGCAAGAATAAGAAGTGAAGAAGAGATGGAAAAGAGATGCATTTATAACCTGGGCATTGAGAATCTAAATGGGACTATTTTGAGACTGAAATCTACTACTCGGTCAGTTAGTCGCTTCTTACCATCACACGGGTGTTCCATGACTATTCTACATAGAAAAGATGAAGACCTCATGACATCTTTAGATATTCTTTGTGCAAATCAATGTCAAGATACAGAGATAGAGAATAATACCTCTAGATTTCATGAATTTTTGAAGGATCACGAAGAACATTTTTATAGAGGAGGGAAGGCAACATGGTGGAATTTCTATTTCTCATCCAGACATTACACTGGACCATTTATTAAAAGAGACATCCAGACAGAATTGAAAGAAAAGATAGAATCTTGGTCTAAATATGAGAAACAAAGAAGTGTGAAGATTATTACTCTCTTTCATCACCCTGGATGTGGAGGGACCACAACAGCAATGCATGTCCTCTGGGAACTGCGAGAGAAATTCCGCTGTGCTACTTTAAACAGAAAGACTGATAGCTTTTTAGATATTGCAAAAGATGTGGTCAGTTTGGCAGTTCATGGATCacgaaataatgatttttatccaGTCATACTTTTAGCAGATGATTATGAAGATGAGGACAGTGTATCTGTTTTACAGAATAACATACAGTCGACAATTGCAGAAAGATTTATAAGATATGAGACCCCAGTTGTGATCATATTAAACTGTGTGAGATCTCAGAAGCCTGTACAAAGTGCAAAATCCAATCCagacagtgttgctataaccgaTAAACTCTCTACACAAGAACAAAGAGCTTTTGAGACTAAATTAAAAGAAATTGAAGAGCAACATGGAAACCCAGATAACTTCTACTCATTTATGATCATGAAAAGCAATTTTGATAAGAGCTACATTGAAAACACAGTAAGAAATATCCTAAAGGGCTTAAAAACTGCAAGTAAGACAACAAGACTCATTTCCTTTCTTGCCCTTCTTAACAAATATGTAAAAGATTCAACCATTTCTGTATCTATGTGTGAGGAGTTTCTTGGTATAGCGGCAATAAAATCATCCTGGCTTCCGGAAAGCATTGAAGACACCGTGGGCTCTTACTCCACAATATTTATTCGCACAGAAGTGGAAGAATATGGAAGATATGAAGGACTGCGAATAATCCACCCACTGATCGCACGTCAATGTATAGaggagttacagagcacatataaGATACAGCAGAGTAGTATCATGTTGGACTTTTTGCAAACCAATGTGTTCCATGATACTGGAATTGGCAGAGACATTTTAATGCAAAATATGCAAAGTATGCTACTCACAAGACATCGGAAGGAACATGGAGATGAAACGGATACATTGTTTTCTCCTTTAATTGAGGAAATACAAAAGGAGGAAGGAAGCTCAACAGTAGAAAAGGTTCTAAAAGAAGGTGCAGAACGATTTAACCAGAACCCCTTTATAGTTCAAGCATTAGCAAGACACTTCTACATTAGAGAAAAGAACTTCAGCGATGCCTTAGATtgggcaaacaaagcagtttgcATTGCACCTACAAACTCCTTTATTTTAGATACCTTGGGTCAGATCTACAAGAGCAAGTTAAAATCTATGATGGAAGCAATAAACAAAGATAATCCCATATCACCAGAAGAATTTGATGACCTACTAAAAACTGCATATACTGCATCAAAAGCCTTCGAGGAGTGTCAGGAACAAACAGAAAAGACAGAAACTGAGAGATCTCAATATGAAAGCTCCAAGTCTAGACATTACAgtgtgtacaatacagcagggtaTCTGGGCCAGATTGAAGTCTGCCTATGTACAGTAGAGATTCTTCTGAATTTACCATGGTTCAAGTCAAATGACAGTCTATCTAGAAAACACTTGACACAGTACTTGTCTGGTAGGTGGGATATTTCAGTGGACAATGTCAGCAAAGGTTATGAGGGGTTCATTAATATTCTCAGTGACCATAGACCATTTCTAATGAAACTAAAAGATTGTTTGAAAAAAACGTTTGATTTCTTCCAAGATTATTTTGTGTACATGAAGCATAAGACGGTAAATAAGGAAAGCTCAGAATTTAAAATACGTGACAAAGTCTCTGAACATCGTAAAACATATAATAAACATTTCTGTGATTATGATATAACGCAGATGACCAATGAGGAAAACCAAGGAAAGAAGAGCGTTCCTTTACGTATAGAGCAATACAGGGCGTGTTTGGAAAAGTGCAATGCGGATAGGTTCTCAGGAATCTTAGAATATCTCACAGACCATGGGAAAGATGCTGGGAAGATGGAGAACATTGTTAAAGCATACACTTATATATTAGAAAACCAAACACAAGATTCAAAGATGCTTCTTAGAAACAGTCAAAATTTCATCTTGGCAAATATTGTACTACATTGCATTTCTCCAAAATCTCCTGAGATTAAACCAGTGGAAACATTGGAAAAGCATCTACAAGAGATCATGAATAATATTGGGCTTTACCACAAATACCCAGAACCCTATTTCTTAGCTTCACTACTTTTCTGGCCAAAAAACCTTCACCAACTGGATTCCAATTCTGAGCTCATAGAAAAATATGTCATCTCCATGAAGCAAGCTTTCAGTGGCAATTACAGGCATATGCTTCGTGCCAAGCAGCCCTTAGCGCAATTCTATCTGGGTAAACAGGCTGGCTTAAAAAGGCTCATTCACAAAGGAAAAATAGATCGATACTTTTCTGGATTACCAATATCTGATTTAAATTCCCTCTGGCTAAATGGAGACATCTGGAAGGAGAAAGTGATTAAAGATCTCCTCCTGCTTGTACATGGCAGAGCTGAAGATGACGTGATCTATGTGGAGTGCGGCAGTACAGTCAGTATTCCGGTTCGTCCTGTGTATCTCGGGCAGCTTAGAAGTGGCAGAAGTATTGAGCGAGTGACATTCTACTTGGGGTTTTCAATCAAAGGACCAATTGCATATAACATAGAAAGAGTATGA